A window from Streptomyces sp. NBC_00271 encodes these proteins:
- a CDS encoding cupin domain-containing protein — MHEMHSEDGFGPKMLADIKPPFIPEGASGMTVLVEWAPGDPGTPPHRHSGPCFGYVLEGAVRWELEGEPEHVIKAGETFWEPGGEVIHYQNGNASSDVPAKYIVFMMCAPDQPMLTLVDDEELEKRAHLRAPRPTD, encoded by the coding sequence ATGCACGAAATGCACTCAGAGGACGGCTTCGGACCCAAGATGTTGGCGGACATCAAACCGCCTTTCATTCCCGAGGGTGCCTCGGGGATGACTGTCCTCGTCGAGTGGGCTCCCGGTGACCCCGGGACTCCTCCGCACCGCCACTCGGGGCCGTGTTTCGGCTACGTCCTCGAAGGAGCGGTCCGGTGGGAGCTTGAGGGCGAGCCGGAGCACGTGATCAAGGCCGGCGAGACGTTCTGGGAGCCGGGCGGTGAGGTGATCCACTACCAGAACGGCAACGCCTCGTCGGACGTGCCGGCCAAGTACATCGTGTTCATGATGTGTGCGCCGGACCAGCCGATGCTCACGCTGGTCGACGACGAGGAACTCGAGAAGCGGGCCCACCTGCGCGCCCCGCGGCCCACCGACTGA
- a CDS encoding carboxymuconolactone decarboxylase family protein yields the protein MDARLNYYGNPLAGKALKHFFSASKALSDSTLPATIQHLVEVRASQINGCGFCTDMHTKEATHAGETSVRLNLIAAWREATVFTEAERAALELAEQGTRVADAAGGVTDEAWADAAKHFDEDQLAALTTLIAIINAYNRINIITQQPAGSYKVGMFG from the coding sequence ATGGACGCACGCCTTAACTACTACGGCAATCCCCTCGCGGGCAAGGCGCTTAAGCATTTCTTCTCGGCCAGCAAGGCGCTGTCGGACTCGACGCTGCCGGCCACCATTCAGCATCTGGTGGAGGTCCGCGCCAGCCAGATCAACGGCTGCGGTTTCTGTACCGACATGCACACCAAGGAGGCCACCCACGCCGGGGAGACCTCGGTGCGGCTCAACCTGATCGCCGCTTGGCGGGAGGCGACGGTCTTCACCGAGGCCGAGCGCGCCGCGCTGGAGCTGGCCGAGCAGGGCACCCGCGTCGCGGACGCGGCCGGTGGTGTCACCGACGAGGCTTGGGCGGACGCCGCCAAGCACTTCGATGAGGACCAACTCGCCGCGCTGACGACCCTCATTGCCATCATCAACGCCTACAACCGCATCAACATCATCACCCAGCAGCCAGCCGGCAGCTACAAGGTCGGCATGTTCGGCTGA
- the aceE gene encoding pyruvate dehydrogenase (acetyl-transferring), homodimeric type: MSDPSRPTEFPATSELDQLPDWDTEETAEWQASLDAVVRNAGPDRAVYLLRRMHEYAARSGLALPGLLSSDYINTIPASAQPVFPGDVAMESRITAVNRWNAAAMVTRGSRLGLGGHIATYASAAWLYEVGFNHFFKGKDRDGSGDQLYVQGHASPGIYARVFLEGRLDEKQLDSFRREAGGHGLPSYPHPRRLPWLWEFPTVSMGLGPLAAIYQARFNRYLQARGIKDTSGSRVWAFLGDGEMDEPEAMAALALAAREGLDNLTFVINCNLQRLDGPVRSNSKIVQELEGRFRGAGWNVVKSLWGEAWDTVLRQDTTGALVHRLGEAPDAQMQTYAARDAAYIRTHFFTGDALSGIAARLSDAQLTDLFENSRGGHEPLKVHAAYRAAVEHHGAPTVILAQTVKGHTLGAGFESRNANHQMKKLTMAQFRDMRDVLELPIPDSALSGDLVPYWHPGENSEEVQYLRDRRTALGGPAPVRKVVVKPMQQPLAAPFEALTKGFGKQEVATTMAFVRLVKDLMRVEETGRRWVPIIPDEARTFGMESLFPTAGIYSPHGQTYEPVDADQLLYYREAKNGQLIDEGITEAGSMAEFTAAATSYATHGEPMIPFYMFYSMFGFQRTGDQFWALADQMGRGFVIGATAGRTTMTGEGLQHADGHSHLLASANPAAVSYDPAFAYEIAVVVREGLRRMYGDQPEDVFYYLTVYNEPKQQPAMPTGPEVEEGILRGLYRFRQAEPLGAGPRIQLLASGTAIHWVLEAQELLASQWGVQADVWSVTSWTELRRDALGADRARLRGEERVPYVTAALSGTPGPVLAVSDWMRQVPDQISQWVEQDYTSLGTDGFGLSDTRDAVRRYFHVDAESIVVAALDQLARADAIAPETVVQARDRYGRPGRPAIA; the protein is encoded by the coding sequence ATGAGTGATCCGTCCCGGCCCACTGAGTTCCCTGCGACGAGCGAGCTCGACCAGCTACCCGACTGGGACACCGAGGAGACCGCCGAATGGCAGGCATCACTCGACGCTGTCGTGCGGAACGCAGGGCCGGATCGGGCGGTCTACCTGCTGCGACGCATGCACGAGTACGCGGCCAGGTCCGGACTCGCTCTGCCAGGGCTCTTGTCCTCGGACTACATCAACACGATCCCGGCGTCCGCGCAGCCCGTCTTTCCCGGTGACGTCGCCATGGAGTCCAGGATCACCGCCGTGAACCGCTGGAACGCGGCAGCGATGGTGACACGCGGCTCCCGCCTGGGGCTCGGCGGCCACATAGCCACCTACGCTTCGGCGGCATGGCTGTACGAGGTCGGATTCAATCACTTCTTCAAGGGCAAGGACAGGGACGGCTCGGGCGATCAGTTGTACGTGCAGGGGCATGCCTCGCCCGGCATCTACGCCCGCGTGTTCCTGGAAGGGCGCCTCGACGAGAAGCAGTTGGACAGCTTCCGGCGCGAGGCCGGCGGCCACGGACTGCCGTCCTACCCCCACCCCCGCCGCCTGCCGTGGCTGTGGGAGTTTCCGACCGTTTCCATGGGACTTGGTCCGCTCGCCGCCATCTACCAGGCTCGGTTCAACCGCTACCTGCAGGCGCGCGGCATCAAGGACACATCCGGGTCCCGCGTATGGGCATTCCTCGGGGACGGGGAAATGGACGAGCCCGAAGCGATGGCCGCACTGGCGCTCGCCGCCCGCGAGGGGCTCGACAACCTCACCTTCGTCATCAACTGCAACCTCCAGCGCCTGGACGGCCCTGTGCGGTCGAATTCCAAGATCGTTCAGGAACTTGAGGGCCGGTTCCGAGGAGCGGGCTGGAACGTCGTGAAGTCCCTCTGGGGCGAGGCTTGGGACACCGTGCTGCGACAGGACACCACAGGGGCCCTCGTTCACCGCCTCGGCGAGGCACCCGACGCCCAGATGCAGACGTACGCCGCGCGGGACGCCGCCTACATACGCACGCATTTCTTCACCGGCGACGCGCTCTCCGGCATTGCCGCCCGGCTCAGCGATGCCCAGCTCACCGATCTGTTCGAGAACTCGCGCGGCGGGCACGAACCGCTCAAGGTCCATGCCGCCTATCGCGCCGCAGTCGAGCACCACGGAGCACCGACCGTCATCCTCGCCCAGACGGTGAAGGGGCACACGCTGGGCGCGGGCTTCGAGTCCCGCAACGCCAATCATCAGATGAAGAAGCTGACCATGGCGCAGTTCCGTGACATGCGGGACGTGCTTGAGCTTCCCATTCCCGACAGCGCGCTGAGCGGCGACCTGGTGCCGTACTGGCACCCCGGTGAGAATTCGGAAGAGGTGCAGTACCTGCGCGATCGGCGTACGGCTCTGGGAGGTCCCGCCCCGGTACGCAAGGTGGTCGTCAAGCCGATGCAGCAGCCCCTGGCCGCGCCTTTCGAGGCCCTGACGAAGGGCTTCGGCAAACAGGAGGTGGCCACCACCATGGCTTTTGTCCGGCTGGTCAAGGACCTGATGCGCGTCGAGGAGACGGGGCGGCGTTGGGTGCCGATCATCCCCGACGAGGCCCGCACGTTCGGCATGGAATCCCTGTTCCCGACAGCCGGCATCTACTCGCCGCACGGCCAGACCTACGAACCGGTCGACGCGGATCAGCTGCTCTACTACCGCGAAGCCAAGAACGGCCAGCTCATCGACGAGGGCATCACCGAGGCTGGTTCCATGGCCGAGTTCACCGCCGCGGCGACCTCGTACGCCACGCACGGCGAGCCCATGATCCCCTTCTACATGTTCTACTCCATGTTCGGTTTCCAGCGAACCGGTGACCAGTTCTGGGCCCTGGCAGACCAGATGGGGCGCGGGTTCGTCATCGGGGCGACGGCCGGTCGCACGACCATGACCGGCGAGGGACTTCAGCACGCCGACGGACACTCCCACCTGCTGGCATCCGCGAATCCGGCCGCTGTGAGCTACGACCCTGCCTTCGCGTACGAGATCGCGGTGGTCGTCAGGGAAGGGCTGCGACGGATGTATGGCGACCAGCCCGAAGATGTCTTCTACTACCTGACGGTCTACAACGAGCCCAAGCAGCAGCCGGCCATGCCAACCGGGCCGGAGGTCGAAGAGGGGATCCTGCGGGGCCTGTACCGGTTCCGGCAGGCGGAGCCACTCGGCGCGGGACCGCGGATCCAGTTGCTGGCTTCCGGCACGGCCATCCATTGGGTGCTGGAGGCCCAGGAACTGCTTGCGTCCCAGTGGGGAGTCCAGGCTGACGTGTGGTCGGTGACCTCCTGGACGGAGCTGCGCCGCGATGCCTTGGGTGCCGACAGGGCGCGGCTTCGGGGTGAGGAGCGCGTTCCGTACGTGACGGCTGCGCTGTCGGGCACTCCAGGGCCCGTTCTGGCGGTCAGTGACTGGATGCGGCAGGTGCCCGACCAGATCAGCCAGTGGGTAGAGCAGGACTACACGTCGCTGGGAACGGACGGCTTCGGGCTGTCGGACACCCGTGATGCCGTACGCCGCTATTTTCACGTCGACGCCGAGTCGATCGTCGTTGCCGCCCTGGACCAGTTGGCGCGGGCGGACGCTATCGCCCCGGAGACGGTTGTCCAGGCTCGCGATCGCTACGGCCGCCCGGGACGCCCTGCGATTGCATGA
- a CDS encoding TetR/AcrR family transcriptional regulator has product MGGRVDPPGARRRLPGQLSDEATAKTFGNEFEAAFVSYLGRITSEETERTPTFTSLVSANLVGLAILRYVLAVEPLASLEFEELTERLVPTIEVHFGRPTQA; this is encoded by the coding sequence TTGGGAGGACGAGTCGACCCGCCCGGCGCTCGTCGCCGTCTACCGGGCCAGCTGTCGGACGAGGCGACGGCCAAGACGTTCGGCAACGAGTTCGAGGCGGCCTTCGTGTCGTACTTGGGCCGGATCACCTCCGAGGAGACCGAGCGGACACCGACGTTCACGTCTCTGGTATCCGCAAACCTGGTCGGCCTCGCCATACTGCGCTATGTCCTCGCGGTGGAGCCGCTGGCCTCTCTTGAATTCGAGGAACTCACGGAGCGGCTCGTCCCGACCATCGAGGTCCACTTCGGCCGGCCGACCCAGGCCTAG
- a CDS encoding SpoIIE family protein phosphatase, translating to MARAIRRSSGTAHQVGTMAHSHAWPGPLPPGSARLHVDTAIAVSDPSGQIFLWSSAAQALWGYAPEEVIGTSLTRLFTADGAALLHRDGRSVEARVCLSPLVAPGLPGGFLLTAEPWVAAEVRAGAQEPGDETLMRWVFEQHPAHLGVFDCEARSLKQNHTMARATGLREAELRDRHLSDLIPDTSLIENDRWIRRVAATGDPAQREAFLKVPGEPKAHAWTVDYFPLKDPVGRVRAVAMSADDYSRQYESRERLALLGEARTRIGASLELEGTADELAELLVPRFADVVSVDLFEAVFGGDLPASVPSGPVLLRRAAQRPAFFTEGACPALGETRWHPATSPVSRCVATGRAELHDVTDPQGTRWFADTPATAAELRACAAHSLITVPIRARGTTLGAATFLRHDASHEAFTADDLTLTEDLVARAAICLDNARRFTRERGIALFLQSTLLPRGPIMHPGAETATRYLPADRATEAGGDWFDVIPLPGTRVGLVVGDVVGHGIGASVTMGRLRTAVRTLADIDLQPDELLTHLDDMVTHPAEEMGDESAGGVVDYNAIPGDIGASCLYAVYDPVSGTCTLARAGHPPPVLVCPDGTTQVVDVPAGPPLGLGSLPFEATELTIPEGSLLALFTDGLVETRGHDIDERIDALRDALARPVPSLEELCDTVLESMHAETQTDDIALLVARTRLLRKEQVAEWDVPADAAAVAETRKMVDERLTTWGLEEASFTTELVVSELVTNAIRYGTEPIRLRMIKERSLICEVSDSSSTAPHLRRARVSDEGGRGLFLVAELTQRWGTRYTSAGKTIWAEQALGRSPRTAPSF from the coding sequence ATGGCGAGAGCAATCCGGCGGTCATCTGGCACAGCACACCAGGTAGGCACCATGGCACACTCCCACGCGTGGCCGGGTCCGCTGCCTCCAGGATCGGCACGGCTACACGTCGACACAGCCATCGCCGTCTCGGACCCTTCTGGCCAGATATTCCTCTGGAGCAGCGCTGCTCAGGCACTGTGGGGTTACGCACCCGAAGAAGTCATCGGCACGTCTCTCACCCGTCTCTTCACCGCCGACGGGGCAGCGCTGTTGCACCGTGACGGCCGCTCCGTCGAGGCGCGGGTGTGTTTGTCGCCATTGGTGGCCCCTGGCCTGCCGGGCGGGTTTCTACTGACCGCGGAGCCCTGGGTGGCTGCGGAGGTTCGGGCGGGTGCGCAGGAGCCCGGAGACGAGACATTGATGCGATGGGTGTTCGAGCAGCATCCAGCTCACCTCGGGGTATTCGACTGCGAAGCCCGGAGCCTGAAGCAGAACCACACGATGGCCCGGGCAACCGGTCTGCGCGAGGCGGAACTCCGCGATCGGCACCTCAGCGACCTGATCCCGGATACCTCACTGATCGAGAACGACCGATGGATCCGGCGGGTGGCCGCGACGGGCGACCCTGCACAGAGAGAGGCCTTCCTCAAGGTCCCCGGCGAACCGAAGGCACACGCCTGGACCGTGGACTACTTCCCGCTCAAGGACCCGGTCGGCCGGGTGCGCGCAGTGGCGATGTCCGCGGACGACTACTCCCGGCAGTACGAGTCACGAGAGCGGCTGGCCCTGCTCGGCGAGGCCCGCACACGCATCGGCGCCAGCCTGGAACTGGAGGGAACGGCTGACGAGCTCGCCGAGCTCCTCGTGCCCCGTTTCGCGGATGTTGTCAGCGTCGACCTGTTCGAGGCGGTCTTCGGCGGTGATCTGCCCGCGTCTGTTCCCTCCGGCCCCGTTCTGCTGCGAAGAGCCGCACAACGGCCTGCATTCTTCACGGAAGGGGCATGTCCCGCCCTGGGCGAGACGCGGTGGCACCCGGCTACCTCACCGGTCAGCAGGTGCGTGGCGACCGGAAGGGCGGAACTGCACGACGTCACCGATCCACAGGGGACCCGCTGGTTCGCCGACACCCCCGCGACAGCGGCAGAGCTGCGCGCCTGTGCAGCGCACTCGCTGATCACGGTGCCGATCCGAGCCCGAGGCACAACTCTCGGAGCTGCCACTTTCCTCCGCCATGACGCCTCGCATGAGGCTTTCACCGCGGATGATCTGACCCTCACCGAGGACTTGGTCGCCCGTGCTGCGATCTGCCTGGACAATGCCCGCCGGTTCACCCGCGAACGCGGCATCGCGCTGTTCCTGCAGAGCACCCTGCTGCCTCGTGGCCCGATCATGCATCCGGGCGCGGAGACCGCGACTCGCTACCTGCCCGCAGACCGCGCCACCGAGGCGGGTGGGGACTGGTTCGACGTGATCCCCCTGCCCGGTACGCGCGTCGGCCTGGTCGTCGGGGACGTCGTCGGCCACGGCATCGGCGCCTCCGTCACCATGGGCCGGCTCCGGACGGCGGTACGTACTCTCGCGGACATCGATCTGCAGCCCGACGAACTCCTCACCCACCTCGACGACATGGTGACCCACCCGGCAGAAGAGATGGGCGACGAGTCCGCTGGCGGTGTCGTCGACTACAACGCGATCCCCGGCGACATCGGCGCCAGCTGTCTGTACGCCGTCTACGACCCCGTGTCCGGTACCTGCACGCTGGCCCGGGCAGGTCATCCGCCCCCGGTTCTGGTGTGTCCGGACGGCACCACGCAGGTCGTCGACGTGCCCGCCGGGCCTCCGCTCGGGCTGGGCAGCCTGCCGTTCGAGGCGACGGAACTGACGATTCCCGAGGGCAGCCTGCTGGCCTTGTTCACAGACGGACTCGTCGAAACCCGCGGCCACGACATCGATGAACGAATCGACGCGTTGCGCGACGCCCTGGCCCGGCCCGTGCCCTCGCTGGAAGAGCTGTGCGACACAGTCCTGGAGTCCATGCACGCCGAGACGCAGACCGACGACATCGCCCTGCTCGTCGCCCGCACCCGCCTCCTCCGCAAGGAACAGGTCGCCGAGTGGGACGTACCCGCAGACGCTGCCGCGGTGGCGGAGACACGCAAAATGGTGGACGAGCGGCTCACCACGTGGGGGCTGGAAGAAGCCTCGTTCACCACGGAACTGGTGGTCAGCGAGCTGGTCACCAACGCGATCCGATACGGCACCGAACCGATCCGCCTGCGGATGATCAAGGAGCGGTCTCTCATCTGCGAGGTCTCCGACAGCAGCAGCACCGCACCTCACCTGCGCCGGGCCCGGGTCAGCGACGAGGGCGGCCGGGGACTGTTCCTCGTTGCCGAGCTCACTCAGCGCTGGGGCACCCGCTACACCTCAGCGGGCAAGACCATCTGGGCCGAACAAGCCCTGGGCCGATCGCCGCGGACGGCTCCCTCTTTCTGA
- a CDS encoding MarR family winged helix-turn-helix transcriptional regulator translates to MIDDAPHPSVGSRATDRPGDASPFALGLLLRRAHWRVAGVMTEALRPLGIELRHFAVLLVLVDRGPTVQRDLGPATGSDKAGIMRVVDDLERMGLAVRKAVPGDRRVRAVEITPRGVELFDAAHVAADPLAERLVADLGPGEREQLTGLLTRFAHPAEGQA, encoded by the coding sequence GTGATTGACGACGCTCCTCACCCCTCGGTCGGCTCGCGTGCGACCGACCGTCCCGGGGACGCCTCGCCCTTCGCTCTCGGCCTGCTGCTGCGGCGGGCGCACTGGCGGGTGGCCGGGGTGATGACGGAGGCGCTCCGCCCGCTCGGTATCGAGCTGCGGCATTTCGCGGTGCTGCTTGTTCTGGTCGACCGGGGGCCCACGGTGCAGCGGGACCTGGGGCCGGCGACGGGGTCGGACAAGGCGGGGATCATGCGGGTCGTGGACGACCTGGAGCGCATGGGTCTGGCCGTGCGCAAGGCGGTTCCGGGGGACCGGCGGGTGCGGGCGGTGGAGATCACGCCTCGGGGTGTCGAGCTTTTCGATGCGGCGCACGTGGCGGCGGATCCGCTGGCCGAGCGCCTGGTTGCCGATCTGGGACCAGGTGAGCGCGAGCAGTTGACGGGACTGCTGACCCGGTTCGCCCATCCCGCGGAGGGCCAGGCGTAA
- a CDS encoding FMN-dependent NADH-azoreductase, producing MATLLHIDSSVFPGEASSSRSVTTTFRKVWEEQHPQGAVIYRDLAAHPVPHITAAAWAAGYTAPAERTPEQSAAFAARVKLIDELEQADAVLIGAPMYNFSIPSTLKAWLDSVLLLGRTAGETPSAQGTPTIVVASRGGSYAPGTPREGYDFVQNYLETVLKDTLGLDLHFIVPELTMAPRNPAMSELVPLYEASHKRALEEAAAKAKELLAA from the coding sequence ATGGCCACGTTGCTGCACATCGACTCGTCCGTGTTCCCCGGCGAGGCTTCCTCGTCCCGTTCCGTCACCACGACTTTCCGCAAGGTCTGGGAGGAGCAGCACCCTCAGGGCGCGGTGATCTATCGCGACCTCGCCGCCCATCCTGTCCCGCACATCACCGCCGCCGCCTGGGCCGCTGGTTACACCGCCCCCGCCGAGCGCACCCCTGAGCAGTCTGCCGCGTTCGCCGCGCGCGTGAAGCTCATCGACGAGCTGGAGCAGGCGGACGCCGTCCTGATCGGCGCCCCCATGTACAACTTCTCGATCCCGTCGACCCTCAAGGCGTGGCTGGACAGCGTGCTCCTTCTCGGCCGCACCGCGGGCGAGACCCCCTCCGCCCAAGGCACCCCGACCATCGTCGTCGCCAGCCGCGGCGGCTCCTATGCGCCGGGCACCCCGCGCGAGGGCTACGACTTCGTGCAGAACTACCTGGAGACCGTCCTCAAGGACACCCTCGGCCTGGACCTCCACTTCATCGTTCCGGAACTCACCATGGCCCCCCGCAATCCGGCCATGTCCGAGCTGGTCCCCCTCTACGAGGCCTCCCACAAGCGTGCCTTGGAGGAGGCGGCCGCCAAGGCCAAGGAACTCCTCGCCGCGTAG
- a CDS encoding DUF5133 domain-containing protein, protein MGVPQTLREDLTVLVVPDPKVVRRLLTRYASLQIALAEGEGRESARELEDVSYTLCITMGTQNVHEAIAAADTLLVARVRRSSVQESDSEDGLPTVPSGCSVPVDGSCVTP, encoded by the coding sequence GTGGGTGTGCCTCAAACGTTGAGAGAGGACCTGACTGTGCTCGTTGTTCCGGATCCGAAGGTCGTCAGAAGGCTGCTGACCCGCTACGCGTCCCTGCAGATCGCGCTCGCCGAGGGCGAGGGGCGGGAAAGTGCGCGTGAGCTTGAGGACGTGAGTTACACGCTGTGCATCACGATGGGAACCCAAAACGTGCACGAGGCCATAGCGGCTGCGGACACGCTGCTCGTGGCCCGGGTCAGGCGAAGCAGTGTCCAGGAGTCGGACAGCGAGGACGGTTTGCCGACGGTCCCATCTGGCTGCTCCGTGCCCGTTGACGGATCCTGCGTCACTCCATAG
- a CDS encoding sigma factor-like helix-turn-helix DNA-binding protein, with amino-acid sequence MDQADSVSVAELLDERRHLLEVTYWMLGNSSEAESVVGETYRRWYGLSEVERGEISTPRHWLAKTAGGICLGLLAHPRRGATGQRDQREEHHTTTGDAEEVQASLAKEVSRVLLNALDSLSPAERAAFVLNDVFGMTSGTVADIVGRPESECVGLADRARHSIRMQRSHSTPPDEHDLLARTVREACVNEDAELLESLLRPDATAFFDGGGKVRALSRPVHGSRQVAHSLLVLLARHPRTTLTTHSVNGRTGLIVRYDHQVAAVISLDIAEHHVAQVWVVLNPDKLRSWNRPPT; translated from the coding sequence ATGGACCAAGCTGACTCGGTGTCGGTCGCGGAGTTGCTCGATGAGCGTCGGCACCTGCTGGAAGTCACCTACTGGATGTTGGGCAACTCCAGTGAGGCGGAGAGCGTCGTGGGTGAGACCTACCGTCGGTGGTACGGGCTGTCCGAGGTGGAGCGTGGGGAAATCTCAACTCCCCGACACTGGCTCGCGAAGACGGCTGGCGGGATCTGTCTGGGCCTGCTTGCTCACCCTCGCCGGGGTGCGACCGGTCAGAGGGACCAGAGAGAGGAGCACCACACGACGACGGGAGACGCCGAGGAAGTTCAGGCGAGCCTGGCAAAGGAGGTCAGCCGGGTACTGCTGAACGCGCTGGACTCTCTGTCGCCGGCCGAGCGGGCGGCGTTCGTGCTCAATGACGTCTTCGGGATGACCTCCGGTACGGTAGCCGACATCGTGGGGCGCCCAGAGTCCGAGTGCGTAGGGCTCGCCGACCGTGCCCGCCACAGTATTCGGATGCAGCGCTCACACTCCACCCCGCCGGACGAGCACGATCTCCTCGCCCGCACCGTCCGCGAGGCCTGCGTGAACGAGGATGCCGAACTACTTGAGTCGTTGCTGCGTCCGGACGCCACGGCGTTCTTCGACGGCGGCGGCAAGGTCCGAGCACTGAGCAGGCCCGTGCACGGCAGCCGTCAGGTCGCTCACAGCCTGCTGGTACTCCTGGCCCGCCATCCTCGTACCACCCTGACCACCCACTCCGTCAACGGGCGTACCGGCCTCATCGTCCGCTACGACCACCAGGTCGCTGCCGTCATCAGCCTCGACATCGCCGAACACCATGTTGCACAGGTCTGGGTCGTCCTCAATCCCGACAAGCTACGCTCCTGGAACCGGCCCCCCACCTAG
- a CDS encoding nitroreductase, which yields MNVYEAVASRRAVREFTDRPVPREVLERVLSGAAWAPSGSNLQPWHTYVLTGRPLAELKKRAGERIAAGDPWDEPEYEQYPPVLKSPYQERRSAFGEQRYGALGISRTDLEARQRAAAANWDCFGAPAALFCYIDRCMGRPQWSDVGIYLQSVMLLLRAEGLHSCTQMAWAKYHKTVAEVLSPPDELLLFCGMSIGHEDVTASEPRIGRAPLEETVTFVDGC from the coding sequence ATGAATGTCTATGAAGCGGTCGCGAGTCGGCGTGCTGTGCGGGAATTCACCGACCGTCCCGTCCCGAGGGAGGTGCTGGAGCGGGTGCTGTCCGGCGCGGCCTGGGCACCGTCCGGATCGAACCTCCAGCCGTGGCACACCTACGTGCTGACCGGCCGACCACTGGCTGAGCTCAAGAAGCGCGCCGGCGAGCGCATAGCCGCAGGGGACCCCTGGGACGAGCCGGAGTACGAGCAGTACCCCCCTGTGCTCAAAAGCCCCTATCAGGAACGCCGTTCCGCCTTCGGCGAGCAGCGCTACGGCGCACTCGGCATATCGCGCACGGACCTGGAGGCGCGACAGAGGGCCGCTGCCGCGAACTGGGACTGTTTCGGGGCACCCGCCGCCCTGTTCTGCTACATCGACCGTTGCATGGGCCGACCCCAGTGGTCCGACGTGGGCATATACCTGCAGTCCGTCATGCTGCTGCTCCGCGCCGAAGGGCTGCACAGTTGCACGCAGATGGCCTGGGCCAAATATCACAAGACCGTCGCGGAGGTCCTGTCGCCCCCGGATGAGCTCCTCCTCTTCTGCGGCATGTCGATCGGGCACGAGGACGTCACGGCAAGCGAACCCCGTATAGGCCGGGCGCCGCTTGAGGAGACAGTGACGTTCGTCGACGGTTGCTGA
- a CDS encoding MarR family winged helix-turn-helix transcriptional regulator, which yields MTTHIPDRATPSAGSRATDRPGDASPFALALLLRRAHWRVAGVMTEALRPLGIELRHFAVLLVLVDRGPTVQRDLGPATGSDKAGIMRVVDDLERMGLAVRKAVPGDRRVRAVEITPRGVELFDAAHVAADPLAERLVADLGPGEREQLTGLLTRFAHPAEGQA from the coding sequence GTGACCACCCACATTCCTGACAGAGCCACCCCCTCGGCCGGCTCGCGTGCGACCGACCGTCCCGGGGACGCCTCGCCCTTCGCTCTCGCCCTGCTGCTGCGGCGGGCGCACTGGCGGGTGGCCGGGGTGATGACGGAGGCGCTCCGCCCGCTCGGTATCGAGCTGCGGCATTTCGCGGTGCTGCTTGTTCTGGTCGACCGGGGGCCCACGGTGCAGCGGGACCTGGGGCCGGCGACGGGGTCGGACAAGGCGGGGATCATGCGGGTCGTGGACGACCTGGAGCGCATGGGTCTGGCCGTGCGCAAGGCGGTTCCGGGGGACCGGCGGGTGCGGGCGGTGGAGATCACGCCTCGGGGTGTCGAGCTTTTCGATGCGGCGCACGTGGCGGCGGATCCGCTGGCCGAGCGCCTGGTTGCCGATCTGGGACCAGGTGAGCGCGAGCAGTTGACGGGACTGCTGACCCGGTTCGCCCATCCCGCGGAGGGCCAGGCGTAA
- a CDS encoding SsgA family sporulation/cell division regulator, with product MALLEEEVPLPVITDLRYDSAEPYSIVMAFNAGTDMVIEWELGRELLDSGRRRLDGFGDIQIWPAEIRGHGLIYMSFRSGWESFVVAASAVVIGEFLKRTFEVVPLGEERSFLDVESFVSQLSDET from the coding sequence GTGGCTCTTCTCGAAGAGGAGGTGCCTCTGCCGGTCATAACAGATCTCCGATATGACAGCGCAGAGCCATATTCAATAGTCATGGCATTTAATGCGGGCACCGATATGGTCATTGAGTGGGAACTTGGTCGCGAACTCCTGGATTCCGGCCGGCGGCGGCTTGATGGTTTCGGTGATATTCAAATTTGGCCCGCTGAAATCCGCGGTCATGGGTTGATTTACATGTCGTTCCGGTCGGGCTGGGAATCGTTTGTTGTGGCCGCATCGGCGGTAGTAATCGGCGAATTCCTAAAGCGCACCTTCGAGGTTGTGCCCCTTGGAGAGGAGAGAAGTTTTCTGGATGTCGAAAGTTTCGTCAGTCAGTTGTCGGATGAAACATGA